In Haloarcula limicola, the genomic stretch GAGCGGTTCGGGGCCGAGTCAGGCCGCCGAGTCGTAGTCGTCGAAGCGGTCGATGCCGACGCCGTCGCCGGTGATCTCGGCGATGACGACGCCGTTGCCGGAGCCGGTGTCGCGCTCGGCGGCGGCCTCGACGGCGCGGATGGCCAGTTCGCGGGCGTCTTCGAGGCTCATCTCGGGGTCGTACTCGCCCTCGATGGTCCCCGTGGCGACCATCGTCCCCGAGCCGGTGACGGTGTAGTCGTCCTGCAGGACGCCGCCGGCCGGGTCGATGCTGTAGACGTGGCTGCCCTCCGCGTCGACCCCGCCGAGGATGGGGTTGATGGCGAAGAACGGGCCGCCGCGGGCGAAGTTACCCGCGAGCGTCGCCAGCGCGTGGATCGAGAGCGGCTCGTTCCGGCGGACCTCGTAGAGGTTCGCCTCCGAGCGCAGCGAGCGGATGAACGACTGCGCGCCGCCGACGCTGCCGACCAGCGTGAGCGCGGCCGTCGGGTGGATCTGCTCGACCTTCTGGACGTTCTTGTTCGAGACGAACCGGCCGCCGAGCGAGGCGCGCCGGTCCGTGGCGATGATGACGCCGTCGTCGGTGCTGATGCCGACGGTGGTGGTCCCCGTCTTGGTGACGTTCTCCTCGTCGCGGCCCTCGTCGTCGTTCGGGAGGGTCCCGACTTCGGGTTCGTAGGCGTCGGTCAGGCGGTTCTCGGGGTCGTACATCAGTTCTCACCTCCGAGTTCGAACTCGTCGAGGCGCGCCGAGACCTCGTCCTCGTCGAGCTTGCCGAACTGCTTGCTCTCGACGTCGATGGTGGCGATGTCCACGCCCGAGGCGTCCAGCCCGTCGTCGTTGACCGATTCGAGGGCGCGGAGCGCCAGTTCGACGCCGCCCTCTAGGTCCATCTCCTCGGTGTACTCGTCCTCGAGGAAGTTCTGGATCTCCTCTCGGGACCCGCCGATGGCGACGGCCTGCCACTCGTAGGGCGTCCCCGAGGGGTCCGTCTCGAACAGGCGGGGCTCGCCGTCCTTGATGCCGCCGACCAGCAGGGCGACCCCGAACGGCCGCGCGCCGCCCGTCTGGGTGTACTGCTGGATGTAGTCGGTGACTTCCTTCGTCAGCGACTCGACGCTCGCGGGTTCGTCGTAGCGCAGCCGGTTGACCTGCGCCTGCCGGCGGGCCACGTCGATGAGCTGGCGGGCGTCGGCGACGTGGCCGGCGCTCGCGACGCCGACGTGGTCGTCGATCTCGTGAATCTTCTCGATGCTGTCGCGCTCGATGAGCGGCGAGCGGGCGTGGCGGTCGGCCGCCAGCACGACGCCGTCCGCGGTGCGGACGCCGACGCTTGCCGTGCCGCGCTTGACTGCCTCACGAGCGTACTCCACTTGGTACAGGCGACCGTCCGGCGAGAAGATGGTGATCCCGCGGTCGTACGCCTGCTGATCGTTTCCTTGCATTGTGTGTTACTCTCTGTTATTCACCTGAGGTTAGGTCTTTTGGTATATAACCGTATCGGCGCGTTCGCCGCCCTCAGTACAGCGAACAGTCGCCGGTGACGCGGTCCACCAGGTCGTCGTCGGCGGGGCCGACCGCCAGTGCAGTGACCGTCCCCGGTTCCAGCTGCGTGTGGCCGGCGTCCCTGATGATGGCATGCGGCAGGCCCTCGCGCTCCGCGGCGTCGGCGAGTTCGAACAGCTCGGACTCGCCGGTCGCCTCGAGGACGACTTTCTTCTGACCCTCGCCCTTCCAGGCTTTGCGGGCCTTCCGGCCGGCGTCCTCGTACGCCGACAGCGACGCGTGGGCGACCTGAGCGGCGAGTTTCCCCTCGCTCATCCCGATGTCCGCCCGCGCGACGATGGCCTGCTTCATACCCACATATGACGACCCCGACTTAAACCCCCGTCGGAGTACCCGCCCGGTTGCACGTACCACAGGGCACTTACCGCACGGGTGAGCATTCGTCGGGGATGCCCTCCACAGTTCGAACTTTCCTGGCCCGCCCGGGCGCGTTCTTCGAGTCGCGCGTCGACCGCTTGAACGGCTTCCGAGGGGGCGCGCTCGCCCTCCTGTTCAGCGTCGTCGCGACGGTGATCCTCGGCGGCGTTCTCAGGCGTTTCACCGCGATGTTCACCGGGACGACGACCGTCGACAACCCGTCGTATCCGGGCGACATGATCTGCGAGGACGGCGCGTTCGCGGAGATGAACATGACGGTGACGACGAGCGGCTGTGACCTGCCGAAGCGAAAGTCGGTCGAGATCAGCTCGCTCCTCTGGGACGAGGTGGCCGGCGTCGTCCCGTGGCTCGTCGTCGGCTTCGTCGTCGTCTGGTTCGTCTTGGCCGTTGCACTCCACGTCGGCGCGTGGCTCGGCGGCGGCACCGGCCGGTTCGGGCAGACGCTCGAAGTGGCGGCGTGGGGCTTCCTGCCGACGCTCGTCACGTCGGTGGTCGGCGGCGCGGCGCTGCTGTTCTTCGCCAGTCGCACGGATCTCTCGGCGAGTTCGCCCGAGGCGCTCCTCCCGGCCATCCGATCGCTGCAGTCCGGCGTCTCCGGGCTCACGCTCCTCCTGATTCAACTGCTCGGAGCGACGTGGCAGGCGTACGTCTGGGCCGCCGGCCTCCGGGTCGTCCACGAAGTCAGCCGGCGAGCGGCCGTCGCCGTCGCCGTGCTGGTCGCGTTGGTTCCCGTGTTGCTGTCGTAAGGGGGGCCGTCTGTCGAGAGGACGCCGCGTCCCCCGTTCACCGTTCGATACGAGACGGGACGCTTTAGGCACCCGGCGTCACTACCTCGGGTAATGATACTCTCGGACGCCGACATCGAGCGCCGCCTCCGCGAGGGCGACCTCGTGGTCGAACCGCTCGACGACCCCGACATCCAGATCCAACCGGCCAGCGTCGACCTCCGACTGGGCCGAGAGTTCCTGGAGTTCCAGCACGCCAACATCCCCTGTATCCACCCCAACGCCGAGGCCGAGGTCGCCGACTACGTCGAGGAGACCGAGATCGACGAGGACGGCGAGTACATCCTCCATCCCGGCGACTTCGTGCTGGGGACGACCCACGAGCGCGTCGAGATCCCCGACGACCTCATCGCCCACGTCGAGGGCCGGTCGTCGCTCGGCCGTCTTGCGATTGTGGTGCATGCAACTGCCGGACTCTGCGACCCCGGATACGAGGGTCAGATAACCCTCGAACTCTCCAACCTCGGCACTGCCCCCGTCGCGCTCACGCCCGGCATGCGAATCTCCCAGCTCACCTTTACCGAACTGAAGAACCCCGCCGAGCGCCCCTACGGCTCCGAGCGCGGGTCGAAGTATCAGGGCCAGCGGGGGCCGCAAGCGTCGAAGATACAGGGGGACCGCGAGTTCGGAGGCGACCAATGAGGACCGAAGCCAGCGGCTTCGTGTCCGAGTCTCGGCTACGAGCGAGTGAGGTCGGAGGCGACCAGTAGCATGCGCTTCGTCGAGGAGATCGTCGTCGAGGAGTTCCTGCCGACGTTCCGCTCGATGCTGGCCGAGTCGCTCCGCGAGCGGGGGCTGACCCAGTCGGAGGTGGCGGCACTGCTCGGTATCAGCCAGAGCGCCGTCTCGAAGTACGTCCACGGCGACGTCGAGCGCAACGAGCGACTGCTCGACCACCGAGGGATGACCGAACTCGTCGAGCGACTGGCCGAGGGACTGGCCGACGGTGAGATGAGCCCGGTGCAGGCGCTCGTCGAGGCGGAGGTGTTCGTCCGCGAACTCGAACACGGCGGCCTGCTCGCGGCGC encodes the following:
- the psmA gene encoding archaeal proteasome endopeptidase complex subunit alpha yields the protein MQGNDQQAYDRGITIFSPDGRLYQVEYAREAVKRGTASVGVRTADGVVLAADRHARSPLIERDSIEKIHEIDDHVGVASAGHVADARQLIDVARRQAQVNRLRYDEPASVESLTKEVTDYIQQYTQTGGARPFGVALLVGGIKDGEPRLFETDPSGTPYEWQAVAIGGSREEIQNFLEDEYTEEMDLEGGVELALRALESVNDDGLDASGVDIATIDVESKQFGKLDEDEVSARLDEFELGGEN
- the dcd gene encoding dCTP deaminase, with the translated sequence MILSDADIERRLREGDLVVEPLDDPDIQIQPASVDLRLGREFLEFQHANIPCIHPNAEAEVADYVEETEIDEDGEYILHPGDFVLGTTHERVEIPDDLIAHVEGRSSLGRLAIVVHATAGLCDPGYEGQITLELSNLGTAPVALTPGMRISQLTFTELKNPAERPYGSERGSKYQGQRGPQASKIQGDREFGGDQ
- a CDS encoding YIP1 family protein, whose amino-acid sequence is MPSTVRTFLARPGAFFESRVDRLNGFRGGALALLFSVVATVILGGVLRRFTAMFTGTTTVDNPSYPGDMICEDGAFAEMNMTVTTSGCDLPKRKSVEISSLLWDEVAGVVPWLVVGFVVVWFVLAVALHVGAWLGGGTGRFGQTLEVAAWGFLPTLVTSVVGGAALLFFASRTDLSASSPEALLPAIRSLQSGVSGLTLLLIQLLGATWQAYVWAAGLRVVHEVSRRAAVAVAVLVALVPVLLS
- the pth2 gene encoding peptidyl-tRNA hydrolase Pth2; protein product: MKQAIVARADIGMSEGKLAAQVAHASLSAYEDAGRKARKAWKGEGQKKVVLEATGESELFELADAAEREGLPHAIIRDAGHTQLEPGTVTALAVGPADDDLVDRVTGDCSLY
- the psmB gene encoding archaeal proteasome endopeptidase complex subunit beta; the protein is MYDPENRLTDAYEPEVGTLPNDDEGRDEENVTKTGTTTVGISTDDGVIIATDRRASLGGRFVSNKNVQKVEQIHPTAALTLVGSVGGAQSFIRSLRSEANLYEVRRNEPLSIHALATLAGNFARGGPFFAINPILGGVDAEGSHVYSIDPAGGVLQDDYTVTGSGTMVATGTIEGEYDPEMSLEDARELAIRAVEAAAERDTGSGNGVVIAEITGDGVGIDRFDDYDSAA